From the genome of Medicago truncatula cultivar Jemalong A17 chromosome 2, MtrunA17r5.0-ANR, whole genome shotgun sequence:
TAGAAATAAATGAAATACTCGCTGAAGTTCTATGGGGGTAGTTGAGATCGGACTATTGGATGATAACTAAGTATCAGTTGGAAATGCATACAACAACCATCATTAAACGtgtttggcatttttttttaagggatacGTTAACCATTGCACTTTTTAAGGACTATATGGAGTAAGTATTTATGAAAAAACGTGTaattaatatattgaaaatcgaaacatttgactttttaaaaaataattgcttattttaaaatgtttgaagTGTGTTCggaagacactcgttaacaagacctttttttttttaataataataatgtgtcGGCGcagtttttttaaaatcaataattaaatgatatttttttaacataataaacTAATAATTTGTAATAAATATGTGCggctcttttttatttcttttctcaagtagtctagtgcttagaattctttttattttaaaggtaAATAAGTTGGGTGTCCGAAGTTCGAATCCCGacctctgcatataataatgcatgtctcTGTCAACTGACCTATGCTCACAAGAGGACAATATGTGCGACTCTTTTACTAAAGGTAAAATTTAATTGAGATATAGAATCAAACATTGATTCATAATATTGAAGAGTGTTTTGTGTGGGTGGGTGTGGAACATAAGAAACCGCGGATCACCTCCTCTTTAGTTGCGTCCCTTTTAGCAACGTGTGGTCGACAGTTTTGAAGTGGCTTCACTTATCCTTTGTCGCCCCTTCCGGGAGTATGAATCATTTTCGTCAATTTGGTCAGATGGCTGGGTTACCTCGATCTTCACACATGTTCTTTCAGATAATCTGGATCGCTTATGTCTGGGTTATctggaaggaaaggaacaatAGGGTTTTTCATCAGAAGGTTGCAGATTCTAATTATTTAACAGAGAGGGTCAAATTGTTATCGTTTCAGTGGATTAAGGCAAATATGATTTCTTTTGTCTTTAGCTATCATGAATTGTGGCAGCACCCTCTGTCTTGTTTGGGCATTTGTCTGTAATCTCctagttttttgtttcttttcttcggTGCCCGTGTTTTTGTACCGGTGActatattttgtactttgtttTGGTGATTCTCTTTTGCACGCCTTGTGCGAGATGAATCACTAGTGGTAATATAcatttcattttggcttgttaaaaataaaatatataatattgaagAGTGTAACTCCTTCCGCTACATTTAACATCCATCGAGTgtacatttttgtattttaagaaGTATTATTTCATGGTCATTTTTcctgttttagatttttttttagaggatttcaTGGTtcttgttaattatttttgttttatttttataaaaacatttaacatttcctaaaactttttttaatagaaaatgttAGTGTGTTACTCATGTAAGATTTTCAAGCAGaggagaaaatgatttttgagaaACTTTACTTACTGAGTTTATTTTCACCAACTAACATAACATGTAGTAGTTTAGTTGAATGCAACTTTACTTACTGAGAAATTATTCTGATAGAGGATTTTAAAAACCTTATGAATACGttctaaaaaattattagttgcgtcatatttgtataaatattagtcgtcatatttccttttttgaatttattttcaagaTCACTCTATTGAAGTTACATATAGTGACACATATATCATTAGGAATATTAGCtttatcatttcataatatttgattttatttgggAATAGAAAGTGATTTACAACCAAATTTTCTTCCTTGTTTGTTTCCAAAATTGTGATCCCTAAATTACTTGTGAGATGTGTGTTACATTACCACTAGTGCTGCGCTTTTGGTTGAAGCTTTAAATTAAGTCGGTTGTAATTGTGAGTGGACGCTACAATGAAAGCAAAACAACATGCCTAGTCGCAGTAATTTTATACGTTAAGTATTGGATAAGATAGAACAACTCAATACAATATAGAACAAACTTTTATGGTATTGAGTTGTCTTATCcggtcttttattttttatcagatCAAATGCATCCTAAGTATTAACGACGGGTCATTTACCAACTACAAAAATTTAGTTGCTATTCGGCCACTAAAGTGTTTAAGGACCGGCGTTTTTGTACATGTCCATAATAGTTGAATATGAActcataaacaatttttttggaaccCACTTGAGTTGGTCTGGTGGTATTAAATTGAGACCTTGTAGTGTGATCTTCTCGGAGTCTCATGTTCGATTCTTTCCAATGcaaatttcaatatattaatttggcttcttgaaaagaaaaaaaaattggtcttaATCTTCTAATTTTCAGAAGAAGAGCCTCTCAATAATCCAGGTTCAGTCAGAAGGTAGGTAATGCCTAaccattaattattttggtgggGTTTCTAGGGTTCATGATATTTAGATTTCATTAACTACCCTAGACTAGACTAGACTTCCTTAACTAGAACTATCTAATATTTGCATAATATAACCATTATTTCGAGAAATGACAATCTTACAATTTGAACAGGAACGCTACTATCCAAAGCTAAATCGTTGCTGCTAAGTATCACTTTACTATAATAgacaaataacattaatatgcAAAATAGTTTGTATTTTAGAAACTTACAATTGAAGTTAATACAAATTCTCATCTTATATAACTCAACTCATAGGCACACATTCTTGCAAACATTCATAAATTCTTTAATACAATATCTCATATCACATTCCTCAAATCTCTTCAACATTCATCATCATGAACCCACTAGATACTACAGAATTCAAGAAACAAGGTCACATGATCATTGATTTCCTAGCTGATTATTATGAAAACATCTCAAACTATCCTGTCTTAAGTCAAGTAGAACCAAACTACCTCAAAAAACTGTTACCTTCTTTTGCACCTTCAAATCCTGAACCTATCGAAACCATCCTTGAAGATTATCAAAAGCACATAATCCCAGGTATAACACATTGGCAAAGTCCAAATTACTTTGCTTATTTTCCCTCAAGTGGTAGCACAGCAGGGTTCTTAGGAGAAATATTGAGCACTGGATTGAATGTTGTTGGATTTAACTGGATTTCATCACCAGCTGCCACAGAACTAGAAAATGTTGTTATAGATTGGCTTGGTGAAATTTTGAATCTTCCTAAGAGTTTTCTTTTtaaaggtggtggtggtggtgttttATTAGGTACAACTTGTGAAGGTATTTTGGGAACTTTAGTTGTTGCTAGAGATAAAATTCTTAGCAAAATTGGTAGTGAAAATGCACATAAACTTGTTGTTTATGGCTCTGATCAAACACATTGTGCAGTTCAAAAAGCAGCTCATATAATAGGAATTAACCCGAAAAATTTCCGAGCTATTAAGACTAACAAGTTAAATTCATTCGCTTTGTTGCCTGAATCATTGTTATCAAcaattgaaaatgatttgaaaaaTGGTTTGGTTCCTTGCTATCTTTGTGTAACTGTTGGCACAACTTCAACTACTGCAATTGATCCGGTAAGAAAATTGTGCAATGTCGCGAAAGATTATGGAATTTGGGTTCATGTTGATGCTGCTTATGCTGGTAGTGCTTGTATTTGTCCAGAGTTTAGATATTTAATTGATGGTGTTGAAGATGCTGATTCTTTTAGTCTTAATGCTCATAAATGGTTTTTGACTAATTTAGATTGCTGCTGTCTTTGGTTAAAGGATCCAAATTCTTTGATAAAGTGTTTGTCAACGACGAATTCTGAGTATTTGGAGAACAGTGCTTCTGATTCAAAACAAGTGGTTGATTACAAAGATTGGCAGGTAACTTTAAGCCGAAGATTTCGCGCTTTGAAGGTATGGTTTGTTCTTCGAAGCTATGGTGTCGATAATCTTAGGAATTTTTTAAGGAGCCATGTTGAAATGGCTAAAACTTTTGAAGGGTTGGTGAAAATGGACAAAAGGTTTGAAATTATTGTACCTAGAAAACTTGCTCTTGTTTGTTTTAGGATTTTACCATATGGTAAAAAAGTAGCTGATGGAAAGGTAACAAATGGAGAAGCTAAATTAATTGGTAAAAAAGTTGCTAATGGAAAGGTAACAAATGGAGAAGCTCAATTAATTAGTAGTGAAGATGTTGTTGCTAATGAGATTAATCGTAAGTTGTTGGATTCTATCAATGGATCAGGTGATGTGTACATGACTCATGCTGTGGTTGAAGGAGTTTTTGTGATTAGGTGTGCTATTGGAGCAACTTTAACAGAGGAAATGCATGTGATTAAGGCTTGGAAGGTTGTACAAGAACATGCAGATGTTATTCTAAAAGATAAGAATGGTAGTATATTTGTCTAGAAATGGTCTATTGGTTACAATGGTTGCAAGTTtgctattaaaaaataatgtgtgtTTAATTATGTGGTGAcgattattgattttgattttacatATGTGATTTTAGTTAATAGTGACTTGaatgtaaaatgatttatgtttggatatttttacaataaaagTGATTTGTGTGAATGTgtattgtttggatattttgtgGTAAAATCGCTTTTGAGCGTGCAAATGACCGCAATGGGTTTTCATGTGTTGCTTTTAAACtagatttcatttattttttgctacaaattttatttccatttaattttatgttgcAGTATTAAATTTAATACAATTGTGTAAAGattattaaaaacaacttttggTAACTATATTCCTTGAGACGACTGAGACGAAAAAACATTTGGTATCTAAAtttcatattattaatttataaaacataaataatttgacaaaaaacaaacataaaaattaatggCCTTTATGATGTTCGTATAGGGCCATTAATTAAGAAAGGCTTTGTGATGTGTCTGTATGAAAGCAAACAGTATCCTTTCTTTCACAAAAACAGTGTCTTCCTCAACCTGAGATATCAGcaacatataaagaaaaaaaccttCACAGCAAACAAAAAATCACGCAGACTTCAATCAACAGAAATATGGAGTAATGAATTTCTTAAGTAAAGggatttttcaaatataaaaagaatGTGAAAATAAGTGATGAGAACCAAGGGCAAAAGAGACAAATGATAATATGTATTTCAGTGGTCGGGGAAATTGATTTCGTCCATGTTTGGTTGCCCAATGATAGTAGTCAAACGTGCATCCAATGTCATCAAATGCGATTTCGACTTGTTTGGTTCTCCACAAGACTCGGCCGCCATCATGTCTTTTATCTTcagaattaattttttgtgaagGTGCTCTTCCTAGCTTCTTGAAATCGATTTATAACTGGGAAGCTAGGAAGAGCAGCTTCACAAAAAATCGATTTGAAGATGAAAAGCACGATGGCGACAGAGTCTTGGTGGAGAACCAAACAAGTCGAAATTCCATTTGATGACATTGGATGCACGTTTGACTACTATCACCGGGCAACCAAAAGATGAGAGAGATGAGGTAGCatctatagtagaaaagatgacGGAAACTCGACTTAAGTGGTTTGACCATGTGGAGACCCAAAGATTTTGTAGTAAGGAGGGTTGTCAAATCGCTTGAGACAACAAAGGACCTAAAAacaactataagagaaactattaagaaagaccTAGAGATTAATGGGTTGGATAAAGCAACGCCGTGATGttctatcatatatcatatcttaGATGTATTTTCTTTTAGTAGGGTTGCTTGTGTATAAGGctgacaatgaaccgaaccaactcgaaaaTAGTTTGACTCGATCCGATAATTGattcgttgaacttggttcacgaaccaaatgagtcgaacttgagttgaaaattaagctcgttaaataaatgagttgaacttgagtTAAGTATGAttcgactcgtttggttcataaactagctatatatatatatatatatatatatatatatatatatatagagagagagagagagagagagagagagagagagagttaagctctgttgacaccaggtgtcaacggattcgttgacactaAATCTCAACCATTCAATCAAATTTGATCAAAGGCTCATAATTCTCATTAAATGGTCTCCACAAATTTTCAACTTTCTTGATGCACCGAATCACGCTCTCTATTTCCAACCTTCAATATCCCGGGTTCATCTCTCAACTGAATCTCTTTATATGTTCTGGGTTTCACGGTTTCTCAAATCTCATGAACCTTTTATTCACTCTCCCGTTGATTCCCATCAATGATTTTTTCTCTATCCAGGCAGCATAATTAAACCAATTAAGCGTTTAGGGGAGGAAAATTACATGATTTGACAAATTCCAACGGAGAACCAATCCAAATTCTTACATGATTTAATGCCTTCTTCCAAtggaaaaagattaaaaaattaatataaacaaGAAAGGAGGCACAACCCAAGAATCTCGTCCTTTTgaacaacacaaaaaattaatttaatcttaCAAATTTATCTTTATCAATATATTGGCTCAACTTCTAAAAAAGATGATCAATTTAAATCTTTGTGGTGTTCCGATCAAGGTTGTGATGCTTAGAACAGATCAAGGTTGTATTGGTTAGAACAAAATATTGAGGACAAGAGAGAATGGGATCCAGCGAACATCAAGCCTTGTTTAATTTCTAGCCTTTAGATTAAACGATATAGACGGTGAGGATTTGGTGTCAATATAACCGCcgttgacatatatatatatatatatatatatatatatatatatatatatatatatatatatatatatatatatatatataaggtcaAGATTAAATCTTTAATGTGCACTGCATCTCATACAGAAATCACTCTCCATCTTCTCCTTTTCACGCGCTACTGCAAGTTTCTGTCTTCTCTCTCGAACCTTCCTTTCCAATTACTCAGACCCAATTCTTTGTTATCGCTTCATACACTATGACCTCAATTGTTTCATGGATTTTCCAATCAGATACATAAAAGGTGCATGATTAATTTCTTATAACAATACCCGAAATCAAAATTTACTGTTCTtgaacactattttttttttttttttatgatttattgatTGTATAAATTTTGATAATCAGTAGAGCAAATTGTGAGATTCTGGTGAGTTGGGCATGGATTCATATACTTGAGCACcacaaattgaaattaattgatGCATTCAATTTAATTTGCCACAAACCTTTGAAAGTTAAAACCCAACATATGAATCttatacaaaaaagaaagaaaaaaatcaaacatatgaATCAATTTGAATATGGAACGAAGCCTTTTTGTTTTGTGATATGGAACAAACATgttcttgttgaagatgaagatgagtgTGGGTAACgaaagaagaagatgagagTGAGAAGATGGAGATGATGAACGGGGATGGAGATAGACCGAGAGTGGGCGATGGATAATGTAGGAGCTAGCAGTTTTAagtgtaaaaaaatatgaaccCTTTATTTTAATCCAATGACTGTTATTTATTGCTCTCACCCTCTCACAATAAATCATTTGATAcaccctctatatatatatattatatatattgcattttttatataataaaataaacttggAAGTTATCCTTCCATATATAACGTTTGCATTAGTGAGGCTTGCAAAGAAAACAGGCAACTTGA
Proteins encoded in this window:
- the LOC25486293 gene encoding tyrosine decarboxylase 1; this encodes MNPLDTTEFKKQGHMIIDFLADYYENISNYPVLSQVEPNYLKKLLPSFAPSNPEPIETILEDYQKHIIPGITHWQSPNYFAYFPSSGSTAGFLGEILSTGLNVVGFNWISSPAATELENVVIDWLGEILNLPKSFLFKGGGGGVLLGTTCEGILGTLVVARDKILSKIGSENAHKLVVYGSDQTHCAVQKAAHIIGINPKNFRAIKTNKLNSFALLPESLLSTIENDLKNGLVPCYLCVTVGTTSTTAIDPVRKLCNVAKDYGIWVHVDAAYAGSACICPEFRYLIDGVEDADSFSLNAHKWFLTNLDCCCLWLKDPNSLIKCLSTTNSEYLENSASDSKQVVDYKDWQVTLSRRFRALKVWFVLRSYGVDNLRNFLRSHVEMAKTFEGLVKMDKRFEIIVPRKLALVCFRILPYGKKVADGKVTNGEAKLIGKKVANGKVTNGEAQLISSEDVVANEINRKLLDSINGSGDVYMTHAVVEGVFVIRCAIGATLTEEMHVIKAWKVVQEHADVILKDKNGSIFV